One genomic segment of Mesoterricola silvestris includes these proteins:
- a CDS encoding NAD(P)H-binding protein, producing MRNVVIAGATGLVGRELVRQLDARKDVEFTALVRRAGSLRSLSGRVKEATFDYRSPADLERLGTEIPCDLLLCALGTTLKKAGSPAAFREVDLGYPAALITRLAALPTRPAFALVSAAGAGHPRGLYLETKAEVEKVLVASGLPYLIARPSLLLGDREEFRLAERLGALLLAKPYLAAARYLAPRSRFLWRYAPIEASQVAKALLWTSLDNPPASGGRVLSGLALHHPILS from the coding sequence ATGAGAAACGTGGTGATCGCCGGGGCCACGGGCCTCGTGGGCCGGGAGCTGGTGCGCCAGCTGGACGCGCGCAAGGATGTGGAATTCACGGCCCTGGTGCGCCGTGCGGGCTCCCTGCGGTCCCTGTCGGGCCGGGTGAAGGAGGCCACCTTCGACTACCGCTCCCCCGCGGACCTGGAGCGCCTGGGCACGGAGATCCCCTGCGACCTCCTCCTCTGCGCCCTGGGCACGACCCTCAAGAAGGCCGGTTCCCCCGCGGCCTTCCGGGAGGTGGACCTGGGCTACCCCGCCGCCCTCATCACCCGCCTCGCCGCGCTCCCCACCCGTCCCGCCTTCGCCCTGGTCTCCGCCGCCGGCGCCGGCCACCCCCGGGGACTCTACCTGGAAACCAAGGCCGAGGTGGAAAAGGTCCTGGTGGCCAGCGGCCTCCCCTACCTCATCGCGCGCCCCTCCCTCCTCCTGGGCGACCGGGAGGAATTCCGCCTCGCCGAGCGCCTGGGAGCCCTCCTCCTGGCCAAGCCCTACCTGGCCGCCGCCCGGTACCTGGCCCCCCGCTCCCGCTTCCTCTGGCGGTACGCCCCCATCGAGGCCTCCCAGGTGGCCAAGGCCCTCCTCTGGACGAGCCTGGACAACCCCCCCGCCTCCGGGGGCCGGGTCCTGAGCGGGCTGGCCCTGCACCACCCGATCCTCAGCTAG